A single window of Leptospiraceae bacterium DNA harbors:
- the fliG gene encoding flagellar motor switch protein FliG produces the protein MLSKKTNLTGRQKAAIFLIAVGSEVSTEIFKHLREDEIEQITFEIARLDKITPEDKEKVLVEFNELMMAQGFITNGGIDFARSLLEKALGNQKAIDIINRLTSSLQVRPFDFVRRTDPAQLLNFIQGEHPQTIALILSYLDPNKAASILSALPHTIQAEVAKRIATMDRVSPDVLREVERVLERKLSTLASEDYTTAGGIDSVVEILNNVDRGTEKTIIEALEEEDPELAEEIKKRMFVFEDIVLLDDRAIQKVMREVDNTELAKALKSVDSEVQEKIFKNMSKRAANLLREDMDFMGPVRLKDVEDAQQKIVNIIRKLEEAGEIVVARSGEDELIV, from the coding sequence ATGCTAAGTAAAAAGACAAACCTGACCGGTCGCCAGAAGGCTGCTATTTTCTTAATAGCTGTAGGAAGTGAAGTATCCACGGAAATCTTCAAACATTTACGAGAAGATGAAATTGAACAAATTACATTTGAGATTGCTCGTTTAGATAAGATTACACCCGAAGACAAAGAGAAAGTTTTAGTAGAGTTCAATGAACTCATGATGGCGCAAGGGTTTATCACCAATGGTGGTATTGACTTTGCCCGTTCTCTCTTGGAAAAAGCTCTCGGTAATCAAAAAGCGATTGATATTATCAACCGTCTGACTTCTTCTCTCCAAGTCCGACCATTCGACTTTGTGCGAAGAACTGACCCTGCGCAATTATTAAACTTTATACAGGGGGAGCATCCGCAAACCATCGCGTTAATCCTCTCTTATCTCGATCCAAACAAAGCAGCGAGTATTTTATCTGCTCTTCCTCATACAATTCAAGCGGAAGTTGCAAAGCGGATTGCTACCATGGACCGAGTTAGTCCTGACGTTCTGCGTGAAGTTGAGCGGGTATTAGAGCGTAAACTCTCTACTCTCGCATCCGAAGACTATACGACAGCAGGTGGTATCGATTCTGTTGTGGAAATTCTCAACAACGTGGATCGTGGAACAGAAAAGACTATTATCGAAGCTCTCGAAGAAGAAGATCCAGAGTTGGCAGAAGAAATCAAGAAGCGTATGTTCGTTTTCGAAGATATCGTATTACTCGACGACCGTGCGATTCAAAAGGTTATGCGCGAGGTGGACAACACAGAGCTTGCAAAAGCTCTCAAGTCGGTCGACTCCGAAGTGCAAGAAAAGATTTTCAAGAACATGTCCAAACGTGCGGCTAACTTACTTCGAGAGGACATGGACTTTATGGGTCCTGTCCGATTGAAAGATGTGGAAGACGCTCAGCAAAAAATTGTAAATATCATACGTAAACTTGAGGAAGCGGGCGAAATTGTGGTTGCTCGTTCTGGTGAAGATGAACTCATAGTGTAA
- a CDS encoding mobile mystery protein A: protein MKSKRRTLILTQINKRFSKWENLKTLEIPSEGWIHSIRVAIGMNLRQLGKRLGITPQSAKELEKREKSGSLTLRGLQEVANALNLKLVYILLPNQKTLKEIIEERSLVLAQEIVLRTSQSMKLENQKVSKERIQVAIKEKAEEIQKEMPSYLWD, encoded by the coding sequence ATGAAATCTAAACGAAGAACGCTTATCCTTACACAAATAAATAAAAGATTCTCTAAGTGGGAAAATCTAAAAACTTTGGAAATTCCATCCGAAGGTTGGATTCATTCCATCCGCGTCGCCATTGGAATGAATCTTAGGCAACTGGGTAAGAGACTTGGAATCACGCCCCAAAGCGCAAAGGAACTTGAAAAACGAGAAAAGTCTGGATCGCTGACTCTGAGAGGCTTACAAGAAGTTGCCAATGCATTGAATTTAAAGTTAGTTTATATTCTTTTACCCAATCAAAAAACTTTAAAGGAAATTATCGAAGAGCGATCCCTTGTATTAGCACAAGAAATAGTCCTGAGAACCTCTCAATCAATGAAATTAGAAAATCAAAAAGTCTCTAAAGAAAGAATACAAGTGGCTATAAAAGAAAAAGCTGAGGAAATTCAAAAGGAAATGCCTTCCTATTTATGGGATTAA
- a CDS encoding mobile mystery protein B, with protein MGLNLEYTEGQTPIDPEERNGLLIKTITTRRELDEHEQLNIEDALEWTLKKNFKGEEILTEKFIRDLHKKMFDKVWRWAGIFRDSNKNLGVDKFQIPTYLKNLLDDCKYWIENKIFSEDEISIRFKHKLVSIHLFPNGNGRHSRLMADVIISKIFCKPVYTWGSQTISDDNKLRALYLKSLREADNGVYSKLILFSRS; from the coding sequence ATGGGATTAAACCTAGAATACACCGAAGGGCAAACACCGATTGACCCCGAAGAGCGAAATGGATTATTAATTAAAACAATTACTACCCGTAGAGAACTAGACGAACACGAACAACTGAACATTGAGGATGCTTTAGAATGGACTCTCAAGAAAAATTTCAAAGGAGAAGAAATTCTAACTGAAAAATTCATTCGCGACTTACATAAGAAAATGTTTGATAAAGTCTGGCGATGGGCTGGAATTTTCAGAGACTCCAATAAGAATCTTGGCGTAGACAAATTTCAAATTCCTACCTATTTAAAAAATCTACTTGATGATTGTAAATATTGGATTGAAAATAAAATTTTTTCAGAAGATGAAATTTCGATTCGGTTTAAACATAAATTAGTTTCGATTCATTTATTTCCAAATGGAAATGGACGACATTCGCGGCTAATGGCAGATGTGATTATCAGTAAAATATTTTGCAAACCAGTTTATACTTGGGGAAGCCAAACTATTTCGGATGACAATAAACTAAGAGCACTGTATCTCAAAAGTCTACGAGAAGCGGATAATGGTGTTTACTCTAAATTGATTTTATTTTCGCGCTCATAG
- the folE gene encoding GTP cyclohydrolase I FolE gives MEDAVRKILTDIGEDPKREGLRDTPKRVAKAYEFLTSGYEADMNEIVNGAIFEEHVEGMVIVRDIELYSLCEHHLLPFFGRAHVAYIPNKKIIGISKIPRIVDVFARRLQVQERLTDQVANALQEILDPLGVGVIMKAKHMCMMMRGVQKQNSELLTSCMLGEFRDSSITRNEFLDLIRTGQ, from the coding sequence TTGGAAGATGCAGTAAGAAAAATCCTAACCGATATTGGTGAAGATCCAAAGAGAGAAGGACTTCGGGATACACCTAAGAGAGTCGCTAAAGCTTATGAGTTTTTGACTAGTGGTTACGAAGCGGATATGAATGAAATTGTAAATGGCGCGATCTTTGAAGAGCATGTCGAGGGAATGGTCATAGTAAGAGACATTGAGCTTTATTCTCTTTGTGAGCATCATCTACTTCCCTTTTTTGGTCGTGCGCATGTAGCCTATATCCCTAATAAAAAAATTATTGGGATAAGTAAGATTCCCCGCATTGTAGATGTATTTGCCAGAAGACTCCAAGTTCAGGAGCGATTAACTGATCAAGTTGCCAACGCACTACAAGAAATTCTTGATCCCCTCGGTGTCGGTGTAATTATGAAAGCAAAGCATATGTGCATGATGATGCGTGGAGTCCAAAAACAAAATTCAGAGCTTCTAACTTCTTGTATGCTTGGAGAGTTTCGGGATAGTTCCATTACCCGAAATGAGTTTCTCGATCTTATTCGCACGGGGCAGTAA
- the hemJ gene encoding protoporphyrinogen oxidase HemJ, with translation MYLWFKAIHIIALIAWFAGIFYIWRLFVYHTEATSEEVKSTLAVMERKLYFIIMRPAMYVTLIFGFAMLYLQWNAFAYTIWLWLKIFLVCLVIGQHHMANFYRKKLLEGVVYRSKKFRILNEVPTLLMIVIVILVVLKPF, from the coding sequence ATGTATCTTTGGTTTAAAGCAATTCACATCATAGCACTTATAGCTTGGTTCGCTGGAATTTTTTATATCTGGCGATTATTTGTATATCATACAGAAGCAACATCGGAAGAGGTTAAGTCTACATTAGCCGTTATGGAGCGAAAGCTTTATTTCATCATCATGCGACCGGCAATGTATGTCACCCTTATCTTTGGATTTGCGATGCTTTATTTACAATGGAATGCATTCGCCTACACTATATGGCTTTGGTTAAAAATATTTTTAGTGTGTCTAGTGATTGGTCAACATCATATGGCAAATTTCTACAGGAAGAAGCTCTTGGAAGGTGTCGTCTATCGTTCTAAAAAGTTTCGAATATTAAATGAAGTTCCTACTTTACTCATGATAGTTATTGTTATACTCGTTGTATTGAAGCCGTTTTAA
- a CDS encoding IS110 family transposase: protein MRYIGIDVAKDTFDVAFPSSNSNYKVVQFVNNEEGVKKFIKKLKQDDRSVLEATGSYSTLLTKRIMESGFEVSVVNPLQTKYFSKMTLRRTKTDASDAEMIAEYGLKMSPEPEKPTPDYIDDMRQRRAVLSQLKETVVRFKNQLHAMKARVRPDKTSIKFIEETIANLQKQIDELEKNMQEVVKEKASKSYESLVSIPGIGKLSAIELIAITSNFENFTNYKQLSAYVGLCPRISESGTSVKGKSSLSKMGMSSTRQLLYMCSMAAIKCNKSCKEMFKRLIENGKHRMVALMAVANKLVKIAFTIVKKGELYDDKKVCFS, encoded by the coding sequence ATGAGATACATTGGGATTGATGTGGCAAAGGATACTTTTGACGTAGCGTTTCCTTCTTCTAATTCAAATTACAAAGTCGTTCAGTTTGTAAATAATGAAGAAGGTGTGAAAAAGTTTATCAAGAAGTTAAAACAAGATGATAGAAGTGTATTAGAGGCAACGGGCTCTTATTCAACACTGCTAACCAAAAGAATCATGGAATCTGGATTTGAGGTTTCTGTTGTTAACCCCTTACAGACAAAATATTTTTCTAAGATGACATTGAGAAGAACGAAGACAGATGCGTCAGACGCGGAGATGATTGCAGAGTATGGCTTGAAGATGTCTCCGGAGCCTGAAAAACCTACTCCAGATTACATTGACGATATGCGTCAACGTAGAGCAGTTCTAAGTCAACTTAAAGAAACTGTAGTTCGATTTAAAAATCAATTACATGCAATGAAAGCGAGAGTGCGTCCTGATAAGACTTCAATTAAATTTATCGAGGAAACAATTGCGAATTTGCAAAAGCAGATTGATGAATTAGAAAAAAATATGCAAGAGGTAGTAAAAGAAAAAGCAAGTAAGTCTTATGAAAGTTTAGTAAGTATTCCCGGCATAGGAAAGTTATCCGCTATTGAATTAATAGCAATCACTTCGAATTTCGAAAACTTTACGAATTACAAGCAGTTATCCGCATACGTTGGATTATGCCCTCGTATTTCTGAATCGGGAACAAGTGTAAAGGGAAAAAGTTCATTATCTAAAATGGGTATGAGTTCCACGCGGCAACTATTGTATATGTGCTCTATGGCTGCTATCAAATGTAATAAATCGTGTAAGGAAATGTTTAAAAGACTAATAGAGAATGGTAAGCATCGAATGGTTGCCTTAATGGCTGTCGCGAACAAACTAGTAAAGATTGCTTTCACAATCGTAAAAAAAGGCGAACTGTATGATGATAAAAAAGTATGTTTTTCTTGA